A genomic segment from Chitinophagaceae bacterium encodes:
- a CDS encoding NAD-dependent epimerase/dehydratase family protein yields the protein MVLVTGGAGLVGKTLIDTLLKNGETVKAIYNQSKIPITETPHFHQIQCSILDVAGLQDALQNVDEVYHCAGLVSFNKKDTHKLFKINVEGTANLVNTALAAAVKKLVHVSSVAALGRIRENETINETMNWSPATSNSKYGHSKYLGELEVWRGMEEGLNAVIVNPTIIIGPGNWNKGSTAIFKSVYNQFPWYSTGTTGFADVRDVAGAMIALMKSSIAAERFILSGHNESYQAVFNLIADTFHKKRPSKKVTPFLANLVAFIESIKATITGKEALVTKETAATAMAKANFDNSKLQNFLPDFQYRSLEETVKYTCDELLKLYATNKNIKGPV from the coding sequence ATGGTTTTAGTTACAGGAGGCGCTGGTTTGGTAGGCAAAACGCTTATTGATACTTTATTAAAAAATGGAGAAACCGTTAAAGCAATATATAACCAATCAAAAATACCGATTACAGAAACACCGCATTTCCATCAAATACAATGCAGCATACTTGATGTTGCAGGCTTGCAGGATGCCCTTCAAAATGTAGATGAAGTTTATCATTGTGCAGGCCTGGTGTCTTTCAATAAAAAAGATACACACAAATTATTTAAAATTAATGTGGAAGGAACGGCAAATTTGGTAAATACTGCTTTGGCAGCGGCTGTTAAAAAATTGGTTCATGTAAGCTCGGTTGCTGCCCTGGGAAGAATACGGGAAAACGAAACCATTAATGAAACCATGAACTGGAGCCCGGCTACAAGCAATAGCAAATATGGCCATTCAAAATACCTGGGCGAGCTTGAAGTATGGCGGGGAATGGAAGAAGGGCTCAATGCTGTTATTGTAAACCCAACCATTATTATTGGCCCTGGAAACTGGAATAAAGGTTCTACGGCTATTTTTAAGTCGGTATACAATCAATTTCCCTGGTACAGCACTGGCACTACAGGCTTTGCAGATGTAAGAGATGTTGCCGGCGCCATGATAGCCTTAATGAAAAGCAGTATTGCTGCAGAACGATTTATTTTAAGCGGCCACAACGAAAGTTACCAGGCAGTATTTAACCTCATTGCCGATACTTTCCATAAAAAAAGACCATCAAAAAAAGTAACGCCTTTTTTGGCAAACCTTGTTGCCTTTATTGAATCAATAAAAGCCACTATTACCGGAAAAGAAGCCCTGGTAACGAAAGAAACCGCTGCCACTGCAATGGCAAAAGCAAATTTTGATAACAGCAAACTACAAAATTTTTTACCCGACTTCCAATACAGGTCATTGGAAGAAACGGTAAAATATACCTGTGATGAATTGTTGAAACTCTATGCAACAAATAAAAATATAAAAGGCCCCGTATAG